Genomic segment of Gemmatimonadota bacterium:
CTGTTCACGCTGGTGGGTGGACTGACGGGCGCGGCCACGGGGTTCGCGCTGCCCATCTTCACGTCGCTGGACTGGCCGCTCATCACGGGGGGCAAGCCGATCATCTCCTTGCCGCCGTTCGTGATCATTGCCTTCGAGCTGACCATCCTGTTCGGCGCTCTCTCTACCGTGCTCGGGCTGCTCATCAATGCGCGGCTGCCCAGGGCGCGCCCGCGCGTGATCTATGACCCGGCGTTCTCGGTGGGCCGGTTCGGGATCCTGGTGCTGGTGCCAGCGGGCCGCGAGAGGGAAGCCGCGGCGCTGCTGCGCGAGAGCGGGGCTGCTGAGGTGCGGGAGCGGCCGGAGGAGGTGCGGGTTGGGACGCTCTGAGCCGGATACGCAGGGGCGCAGGGAGGCGGGGAGGCGGCGCCCCCCGCCCCGTGCTGCCCCAGGAGGGAGTGAGGCCGGGATGCCGGGCCGCTGCGAACTGGCGACACGGCGATCGGCGGGGGATGATTCCCTGCGTCGCTGCGTCTCCGCGTCGCTGCGTCGTGCGGCAGCGAGTTGGGTGGCAGTGCTGGGCGTGGGCGTGGCGGCCGCGGGCTGCACGCAACTGGACAACGCCCTGGCCTCGATTCCGTTCCTGTCGTTTCTGCGCGAGTCGCCGGCCTTCGATCCGTATGAGGCGCCACGCCCTGCGCCCGAGGGAGCGTTACCGTTCGAGACGCCGGTGGGCGAGGTGCTGCCGCCACTGGCCCCCGCGGACGCCGCCCTGGCGGCGTTCGGCGCCAGGGTTGCCAACCCGGTGGCACGCGACGATGCGGTGCTGGCGCGGGGTAAGGTGCTGTACGAGCGGTACTGCTCGGTCTGTCATGGAGCGAGTGGGAAGGGGAACGGGCCCATCGTCGGGCCGGGCAAGTTTCCCTTTGCGCCGGATCTGACGGTGCCGGCCACGGTCGGCCGGTCGGATGGTTATCTCTACGGCATCATGCGGGTGGGGCGGGGTCTCATGCCCCCGTACGGGGAGCGGCTGTCCCATCGCGAGCGATGGTACGTGGTGCATTACCTGAGGGCGTTGCAAGTCGCGGGTACGGGCACGGGTGCGGGCACGGGTACGGGTAGGGGAATGGGAGCGGGAATGGGAGCGGGAGCGGGTGCGCCGGCGCGTCCACGCGGGATGGAGCGGAGAGGCAGGTAGCTCTATGGCGCAGCACAATGCAGCCGGAGAGCTGCCCGCGCGCACATTGGAGACCGTGCCTGCGAAGGCGCGGCTGGCGATCATCTTGCTGCTCGTGCTGGGCAGCGCCACGCTGCTGACCGCACTGCTGACTGATGCGGCGCGGGCGT
This window contains:
- a CDS encoding DUF3341 domain-containing protein, which encodes LFTLVGGLTGAATGFALPIFTSLDWPLITGGKPIISLPPFVIIAFELTILFGALSTVLGLLINARLPRARPRVIYDPAFSVGRFGILVLVPAGREREAAALLRESGAAEVRERPEEVRVGTL
- a CDS encoding c-type cytochrome, encoding MPGRCELATRRSAGDDSLRRCVSASLRRAAASWVAVLGVGVAAAGCTQLDNALASIPFLSFLRESPAFDPYEAPRPAPEGALPFETPVGEVLPPLAPADAALAAFGARVANPVARDDAVLARGKVLYERYCSVCHGASGKGNGPIVGPGKFPFAPDLTVPATVGRSDGYLYGIMRVGRGLMPPYGERLSHRERWYVVHYLRALQVAGTGTGAGTGTGRGMGAGMGAGAGAPARPRGMERRGR